From Leptotrichia wadei, one genomic window encodes:
- the rplC gene encoding 50S ribosomal protein L3, producing the protein MILGKKIGMTQIFENEKLIPVTVIEAGTNFITQIKTEEKEGYNAITLAYGDKKEKNTTKPLLGVFKKAGVTPKRFLKEFKVANPADFTLGQEIKVDVLEGIEFVDISGTSKGKGTAGVMKRHNFGGNRASHGVSRNHRLGGSNAGGAASNSNVPKGKKMAGRLGAEKVTVQNLQVIKFDVENSLLLVKGAVPGPKNGFLVIKKSVKKY; encoded by the coding sequence ATGATATTAGGTAAAAAAATCGGAATGACACAAATTTTTGAAAATGAAAAATTAATTCCAGTTACAGTAATCGAAGCAGGAACTAACTTCATTACACAAATTAAAACAGAAGAAAAAGAAGGATATAACGCTATCACATTAGCTTATGGAGATAAAAAGGAAAAAAATACTACTAAACCATTATTAGGTGTATTTAAAAAAGCAGGAGTTACTCCAAAAAGATTTCTTAAGGAATTTAAAGTAGCTAATCCAGCTGACTTTACATTAGGACAAGAAATTAAAGTAGACGTATTAGAAGGTATCGAATTTGTTGATATTTCTGGAACTTCAAAAGGTAAAGGAACTGCAGGAGTTATGAAAAGACATAACTTTGGTGGAAACAGAGCTTCACACGGGGTTTCAAGAAACCATAGACTTGGAGGTTCTAACGCAGGAGGAGCTGCATCAAACAGTAACGTACCTAAAGGTAAAAAAATGGCTGGAAGATTAGGAGCTGAAAAAGTAACAGTTCAAAACTTGCAAGTTATTAAATTTGATGTAGAAAACAGTCTTTTATTAGTAAAAGGTGCTGTTCCAGGACCAAAAAACGGGTTCTTAGTAATCAAAAAATCGGTAAAAAAATATTAA
- the fusA gene encoding elongation factor G produces MARKVALKDTRNIGIMAHIDAGKTTTTERILFYTGVNHKIGEVHEGAATMDYMEQEQERGITITSAATTAFWNGHRINIIDTPGHVDFTVEVERSLRVLDGSVAVFSAVDGVQPQSETVWRQADKYNVPRMAFLNKMDRVGADFDMCVNDIKEKLGGNGVPIQLPIGAEDNFEGIIDLVTMKEYLFKDETMGADYEIVDIRAELADEAQAAREHMIESVVETDDDLMEKYFGGEEITEEEIKKALRVATIAGTVVPVLCGTAFKNKGIQPLLDAVVAYMPSPVDINGGKVNGTDPKTEEPIQRAISDDEPFSALAFKIITDPFVGRLSFFRVYSGVLEKGSYVLNSTKGKKERMGRLLQMHANKREELDIVYSGDIAAAVGLKDTTTGDTLCAENAPIILEKMEFPDTVIQIAVEPKTKADQEKMGTALSKLAEEDPTFKVTTNQETGQTLISGMGELHLEIIVDRMKREFKVEANVGKPQVAYRETINGATDVEEKYAKQSGGRGQYGHVKMKVEANHGKGYEFINEITGGAIPREYIPAVDKGIQEALEAGVVAGYPVQDIKVTLYDGSYHEVDSSEMAFKIAGSMAIKKGLRAANPVLLEPIFKVEVTTPEEYMGDVIGDLNSRRGQVSGMTDRNNAKIIDAEVPLSQMFGYATDLRSKTQGRASYSMEFEKYVEVPKNIAQQVIDERQGK; encoded by the coding sequence ATGGCAAGAAAAGTTGCTTTGAAGGATACTAGAAATATTGGTATCATGGCACATATAGATGCTGGAAAAACAACTACTACTGAAAGAATCTTGTTTTATACAGGAGTAAACCATAAAATCGGAGAAGTTCACGAAGGAGCTGCTACGATGGATTACATGGAACAAGAACAAGAAAGAGGAATTACAATTACATCAGCTGCAACAACAGCATTCTGGAATGGTCATAGAATTAATATAATAGATACACCAGGCCACGTTGACTTTACAGTTGAAGTAGAAAGATCATTAAGAGTACTAGATGGATCTGTTGCTGTATTCTCAGCAGTTGATGGAGTTCAACCACAATCAGAAACTGTTTGGAGACAAGCAGACAAATATAACGTACCAAGAATGGCATTTTTAAACAAAATGGATAGAGTTGGTGCAGACTTTGATATGTGTGTAAACGATATTAAAGAAAAATTAGGTGGAAACGGTGTACCAATTCAATTACCAATTGGTGCAGAAGATAATTTTGAAGGAATTATCGATCTTGTAACAATGAAAGAGTATTTATTTAAAGATGAAACTATGGGAGCTGACTATGAGATAGTTGATATAAGAGCTGAATTAGCAGATGAAGCTCAAGCAGCTAGAGAACATATGATTGAATCTGTAGTTGAAACTGACGATGATTTGATGGAAAAATACTTTGGTGGAGAAGAAATCACTGAAGAAGAAATCAAAAAAGCATTAAGAGTTGCTACAATTGCTGGAACTGTTGTACCAGTATTATGTGGAACAGCATTTAAAAACAAAGGGATTCAACCATTACTTGATGCAGTAGTTGCCTACATGCCATCACCAGTGGATATTAACGGAGGAAAAGTAAACGGAACTGATCCTAAAACTGAAGAACCTATCCAAAGAGCAATCTCAGATGATGAACCATTCTCAGCATTGGCATTTAAAATCATCACAGATCCATTCGTTGGAAGATTATCATTCTTCAGAGTTTATTCAGGAGTATTGGAAAAAGGATCTTATGTATTAAACTCAACTAAAGGTAAAAAAGAAAGAATGGGAAGATTGCTTCAAATGCACGCTAACAAGAGAGAAGAACTTGATATAGTTTATTCTGGAGATATAGCTGCTGCAGTTGGATTAAAGGATACTACAACAGGAGATACATTGTGTGCTGAAAATGCGCCAATTATCCTAGAAAAAATGGAATTCCCTGATACAGTTATTCAAATAGCTGTTGAACCAAAAACAAAAGCTGACCAAGAAAAAATGGGAACAGCGCTTTCAAAACTTGCTGAAGAAGATCCAACATTCAAGGTTACAACTAACCAAGAAACTGGTCAAACATTGATTTCTGGAATGGGAGAACTACATTTGGAAATCATCGTAGATAGAATGAAACGTGAATTTAAAGTGGAAGCAAATGTAGGTAAACCACAAGTTGCATATAGAGAAACAATTAATGGCGCAACAGATGTTGAAGAAAAATATGCTAAACAATCTGGAGGACGTGGACAATATGGACATGTTAAGATGAAAGTTGAAGCTAATCATGGAAAAGGATATGAATTTATTAATGAAATTACTGGAGGAGCTATTCCAAGAGAATATATTCCAGCAGTAGATAAAGGAATCCAAGAAGCGTTAGAAGCTGGGGTTGTTGCAGGATACCCAGTTCAAGATATAAAAGTTACATTATACGATGGATCTTACCATGAAGTCGATTCATCAGAAATGGCATTTAAAATTGCAGGATCTATGGCAATCAAAAAAGGACTTAGAGCTGCTAACCCAGTATTATTGGAACCAATCTTCAAAGTAGAAGTTACTACTCCAGAAGAATATATGGGAGATGTTATTGGTGACTTGAACTCAAGAAGAGGACAAGTTTCAGGAATGACTGACAGAAATAATGCAAAAATTATTGATGCAGAAGTACCTTTATCACAAATGTTCGGTTATGCAACTGACTTGAGATCAAAAACACAAGGAAGAGCATCTTATTCAATGGAATTTGAAAAATATGTAGAAGTTCCAAAAAATATTGCTCAACAAGTAATTGATGAAAGACAAGGAAAATAG
- the rplP gene encoding 50S ribosomal protein L16 has protein sequence MLIPKRTKYRKQFRGKMGGVATKGNKVDFGEFGLAAKEFGWITSRQIEACRVTINRTFKREGKIWIRIFPDKPYTKRPEGTRMGKGKGNTEGWVAVVKKDKVMFEVGGVSEEKAKEALRKAGHKLPIKVKFVRKEEVGGDK, from the coding sequence ATGTTAATACCTAAAAGAACGAAATATAGAAAACAGTTCAGAGGAAAAATGGGTGGTGTAGCAACTAAAGGAAACAAAGTTGATTTTGGTGAATTTGGACTTGCCGCTAAAGAATTTGGTTGGATTACTTCAAGACAAATTGAGGCTTGTAGGGTAACAATCAACAGAACGTTTAAAAGAGAAGGTAAAATTTGGATTAGAATATTCCCTGATAAACCTTATACTAAAAGACCTGAAGGAACAAGAATGGGTAAAGGTAAAGGTAATACAGAAGGTTGGGTAGCAGTAGTTAAAAAAGATAAAGTAATGTTTGAAGTTGGCGGAGTATCTGAAGAAAAAGCCAAAGAAGCATTAAGAAAAGCTGGACATAAACTACCTATAAAAGTTAAATTTGTTAGAAAAGAAGAAGTAGGTGGTGATAAGTAA
- the rpsG gene encoding 30S ribosomal protein S7: protein MSRRRRAERRDVLPDSQFNDKVVTKFINGLMKDGKKSLAEHIFYTALQQITEETQEEGIEVFRRAMENVRPQLEVRSRRIGGATYQVPVEVRKERQQTLAIRWLVRYTRERKEYGMVNKLKKELIAAANNEGGSIKKKEDTYKMAEANRAFAHYKW, encoded by the coding sequence GTGTCAAGAAGAAGAAGAGCGGAAAGAAGAGATGTATTACCAGATTCTCAATTTAACGATAAAGTAGTAACTAAATTCATCAATGGATTAATGAAAGACGGGAAAAAATCATTAGCTGAACATATTTTTTATACAGCATTGCAACAAATAACTGAGGAAACTCAAGAAGAAGGAATCGAAGTATTCAGAAGAGCAATGGAAAACGTAAGACCTCAATTAGAAGTAAGATCTAGAAGAATTGGAGGGGCTACTTACCAAGTACCAGTTGAAGTTAGAAAAGAAAGACAACAAACTTTAGCAATCAGATGGTTAGTTAGATACACAAGAGAAAGAAAAGAATACGGAATGGTAAACAAATTGAAAAAAGAATTAATTGCAGCCGCTAACAATGAAGGTGGATCAATTAAGAAAAAAGAAGATACATATAAAATGGCTGAAGCGAATAGAGCATTCGCACATTATAAATGGTAA
- the rplD gene encoding 50S ribosomal protein L4, with translation MPVLNIYKLDGSQAGTVEVNNEIFGIEPNKHVMHEVLVAELAEARQGSASTKTRAEVRGGGRKPFRQKGTGRARQGSTRAPHMVGGGVVHGPKPRNYAKKVNKKVRRLALRSALAQKISEGNVIVLDDFALETPKTKTFIDFAKTLNFDGVKQLYVTNDDTDTVDRDYFLYLSTRNIEKVAAINTRDLSVYWLIKQDKVVLTKEALATIEEVLA, from the coding sequence ATGCCAGTTTTAAATATATATAAATTAGACGGTTCACAAGCAGGAACTGTGGAAGTAAATAACGAAATTTTTGGAATTGAACCAAATAAACACGTAATGCACGAAGTTTTAGTAGCAGAATTAGCTGAAGCAAGACAAGGATCAGCTTCAACAAAAACAAGAGCAGAAGTAAGAGGTGGAGGAAGAAAACCTTTTAGACAAAAAGGAACAGGTAGAGCAAGACAAGGTTCTACAAGAGCACCACACATGGTAGGTGGAGGAGTTGTTCACGGACCAAAACCTAGAAATTATGCTAAAAAAGTAAATAAAAAAGTTAGAAGATTAGCTTTAAGATCAGCTTTAGCTCAAAAAATTAGCGAAGGAAATGTAATCGTATTAGACGATTTTGCTTTGGAAACACCAAAAACAAAAACATTTATTGATTTTGCAAAAACATTAAATTTTGACGGTGTAAAACAATTATATGTAACAAATGACGATACTGATACTGTAGATAGAGATTACTTCTTATACTTATCTACTAGAAATATTGAAAAAGTTGCAGCAATTAATACAAGAGATTTAAGTGTTTACTGGTTAATCAAACAAGATAAAGTAGTCTTAACTAAAGAAGCTCTTGCAACTATCGAGGAGGTGTTGGCATAA
- the rpsS gene encoding 30S ribosomal protein S19, which produces MARSLKKGPFVDAYLLEKIEALGGKKQVIKTWSRRSTIFPQFIGHTFAVYNGKKHIPVYVTEEMVGHKLGEFAPTRTFYGHGKDAKKAK; this is translated from the coding sequence ATGGCTCGTTCATTAAAAAAAGGACCTTTTGTTGATGCATATTTATTAGAAAAAATAGAAGCATTAGGAGGTAAAAAACAAGTTATTAAAACATGGTCTAGAAGATCAACTATATTCCCTCAATTTATTGGACATACTTTTGCTGTATATAACGGTAAAAAACATATACCTGTATATGTTACTGAGGAAATGGTTGGGCACAAATTAGGTGAATTTGCACCAACTAGAACTTTCTATGGACATGGAAAAGATGCAAAAAAAGCTAAATAA
- the rplW gene encoding 50S ribosomal protein L23, with amino-acid sequence MHITDIIKKPVINTEKARTLLENNEYVFIVDKRANKLQIKEAVEKLFNVKVQGVNTLNIKPKNKRFRMSMYKTSAIKKAIVKLKAGESITAYEG; translated from the coding sequence ATGCATATTACTGATATTATCAAAAAACCTGTAATTAATACAGAAAAAGCTAGAACTTTGCTAGAAAATAATGAATATGTTTTTATCGTAGATAAAAGAGCAAATAAACTTCAAATTAAAGAAGCAGTTGAAAAATTATTCAATGTAAAAGTTCAAGGTGTAAATACTTTAAACATCAAACCAAAAAACAAAAGATTCAGAATGTCAATGTATAAAACATCTGCTATCAAAAAAGCAATTGTTAAATTAAAGGCTGGAGAATCAATTACAGCTTACGAAGGATAA
- the rpsL gene encoding 30S ribosomal protein S12 — MPTINQLVRFGRSTTEKKKKSPALKGNPQKRGVCVRVYTTTPKKPNSALRKVARVKLVNGIEVTAYIPGIGHNLQEHSIVLLRGGRTKDLPGVRYKIIRGALDTAGVVNRKQGRSRYGAKKG; from the coding sequence ATGCCTACTATTAATCAATTAGTAAGATTTGGTAGAAGTACAACTGAGAAAAAGAAAAAATCACCTGCATTGAAAGGTAATCCACAAAAAAGAGGGGTTTGTGTAAGAGTATATACTACTACACCTAAAAAACCGAACTCAGCCTTAAGAAAGGTAGCAAGGGTTAAATTAGTAAATGGAATTGAAGTTACTGCTTATATTCCAGGAATCGGACACAACTTACAAGAACACAGTATCGTTCTTTTAAGAGGAGGAAGAACAAAGGATTTGCCAGGGGTTAGATATAAAATAATCAGAGGAGCATTGGATACAGCAGGAGTTGTAAACAGAAAACAAGGTAGATCAAGATACGGAGCTAAAAAAGGGTAA
- the rplB gene encoding 50S ribosomal protein L2 has translation MPIKKLKPITSGTRHMSILVNKDLDKVRPEKSLVEPLNSSYGIDNYGHRTGRNRHKGHKRLYRVIDWKRNKIGVPAKVATLEYDPNRTANIALLHYVDGEKRYILAPNGLKKGDVVLAGEGADIKPGNALKLKDLPVGTVIHNVELMPGKGGQLARSAGTAARLVAKEGTYCHVELPSGELRLIHKECMATVGAVGNSEHSLVSLGKAGRNRHLGRKPHVRGSVMNPVDHPHGGGEGRSPIGRKSPVTPWGKPTLGKKTRGKKPSDKFIVRGRKK, from the coding sequence ATGCCAATAAAAAAATTAAAACCGATAACTAGTGGGACACGGCATATGTCGATATTAGTTAATAAGGACTTAGATAAAGTAAGACCTGAAAAATCTCTAGTTGAACCGTTAAATTCATCTTACGGAATTGACAACTATGGACATAGAACAGGTAGAAACAGACATAAAGGACACAAAAGATTATATAGAGTAATAGACTGGAAAAGAAATAAAATTGGAGTGCCTGCAAAAGTTGCAACTCTTGAATATGATCCAAACAGAACTGCAAATATCGCATTATTACATTATGTTGATGGAGAAAAAAGATATATCTTGGCTCCAAATGGACTTAAAAAAGGTGATGTTGTATTAGCAGGAGAAGGTGCAGACATTAAACCTGGAAATGCATTGAAATTAAAAGACTTGCCAGTAGGGACAGTTATTCACAATGTAGAACTTATGCCTGGTAAAGGTGGACAGTTAGCAAGATCTGCAGGAACAGCTGCAAGACTTGTTGCGAAAGAAGGAACTTACTGCCACGTGGAATTACCATCTGGAGAATTAAGACTGATTCACAAAGAATGTATGGCAACAGTTGGAGCAGTAGGAAATTCTGAACATTCATTAGTATCATTAGGAAAAGCTGGAAGAAATAGACACTTAGGAAGAAAACCTCACGTTAGAGGATCTGTAATGAACCCTGTGGATCACCCACACGGAGGAGGAGAAGGAAGATCTCCAATAGGTAGAAAATCACCAGTTACACCTTGGGGTAAACCTACACTTGGTAAGAAAACTAGAGGTAAAAAACCTAGTGATAAATTCATTGTTAGAGGTAGAAAAAAATAA
- the rpsQ gene encoding 30S ribosomal protein S17 yields the protein MENKRNERKVREGIVVSNKMDKTVVVLEETMKLHKLYKKRVKTSKKYKAHDENNECGIGDRVQIMETRPLSKDKRWRVVTILERAK from the coding sequence GTGGAAAATAAAAGAAACGAAAGAAAAGTAAGAGAAGGAATCGTTGTTTCTAATAAAATGGATAAAACTGTAGTTGTTCTTGAAGAAACAATGAAATTACATAAACTTTATAAAAAGAGAGTAAAAACTTCTAAAAAATATAAAGCACACGATGAAAACAATGAATGTGGAATCGGAGATAGAGTGCAAATTATGGAAACTAGACCATTAAGTAAAGATAAAAGATGGAGAGTTGTTACAATCTTAGAAAGAGCTAAATAG
- the rpmC gene encoding 50S ribosomal protein L29 — translation MTINEIRELSLEELEVKVNELKQELFNLKFQKTLGQLQNTAKIRDVKRTIARLKTVVTEKTGK, via the coding sequence ATGACAATTAACGAAATTAGAGAATTATCATTGGAAGAATTGGAAGTTAAAGTAAATGAATTGAAACAAGAATTATTTAATTTAAAATTTCAAAAAACTCTTGGACAATTACAAAACACTGCTAAAATACGAGATGTTAAAAGAACAATAGCAAGATTAAAAACTGTTGTAACTGAAAAAACTGGTAAATAG
- the rpsC gene encoding 30S ribosomal protein S3, with amino-acid sequence MGQKVDPRGIRLGITRTWDSKWFAEGKEYVDNFHEDLKIKKYIKKNYYHAGISSIQIERTSPTEVAVIIETGKAGILIGRKGQEIEALKVKLEKLTGKRVQIKVQEIKNPNKDAQLVAESIATAIEKRVAYKRAVQQAIQRAEKAGIKGIKVMVSGRLNGAEIARSEWTLSGRVPLHTLRADVDYATATAHTTYGALGLKVWIFNGEVLSTTKEGENE; translated from the coding sequence GTGGGACAAAAAGTAGATCCTAGGGGGATAAGATTAGGAATCACAAGAACTTGGGATTCAAAATGGTTCGCTGAGGGGAAAGAATACGTAGATAATTTTCATGAAGATTTAAAAATAAAAAAATATATTAAGAAAAACTATTACCATGCAGGGATTTCTTCTATTCAAATAGAAAGAACATCGCCTACAGAAGTAGCAGTTATTATAGAAACTGGAAAAGCTGGAATTTTAATTGGTAGAAAAGGTCAAGAAATCGAAGCTTTAAAAGTAAAATTGGAAAAATTGACTGGTAAAAGAGTTCAAATTAAAGTACAAGAAATCAAAAATCCTAATAAAGATGCTCAATTGGTAGCAGAAAGCATTGCAACAGCAATTGAAAAAAGGGTTGCTTATAAAAGAGCAGTTCAGCAAGCTATTCAAAGAGCAGAAAAAGCTGGGATTAAAGGAATTAAAGTTATGGTATCGGGAAGATTGAATGGTGCCGAAATTGCAAGAAGTGAATGGACACTTTCAGGAAGAGTACCACTACATACTTTAAGAGCAGATGTTGATTACGCAACAGCTACTGCACACACTACATACGGTGCTTTAGGATTAAAAGTATGGATATTTAATGGTGAAGTTCTTTCTACTACAAAGGAAGGAGAAAACGAATAA
- the tuf gene encoding elongation factor Tu, with protein MAKAKFERSKPHVNIGTIGHVDHGKTTTTAAISKVLAEKGLAEKVDFENIDQAPEERERGITINTAHIEYETEKRHYAHVDCPGHADYVKNMITGAAQMDGAILVVSAADGPMPQTREHILLARQVGVPYIVVYLNKVDMVDDEELLELVEMEVRELLNEYGFPGDDVPVIKGSSLGALNGEQKWIDAIVELMDAVDEYIPTPERPIDQPFLMPIEDVFTITGRGTVVTGRVERGVVKVGEEVEIVGIKPTSKTTVTGVEMFRKLLDSGQAGDNIGALLRGTKKEEVERGQVLAKPGTITPHTGFKSEVYVLTKDEGGRHTPFFTGYKPQFYFRTTDITGEVNLPEGVEMVMPGDNIEMTVELIHPIAMEEGLRFAIREGGRTVASGVVATITK; from the coding sequence ATGGCAAAAGCTAAATTCGAGAGAAGTAAACCACACGTAAACATAGGAACAATCGGTCACGTTGACCACGGTAAAACAACAACAACAGCAGCAATTTCAAAAGTATTAGCTGAAAAAGGGCTGGCTGAAAAAGTTGATTTTGAAAACATTGACCAAGCTCCTGAAGAAAGAGAAAGAGGAATTACAATTAACACAGCTCACATTGAGTATGAAACAGAAAAAAGACACTACGCTCACGTAGACTGTCCAGGACATGCTGACTATGTAAAAAATATGATTACAGGAGCAGCTCAAATGGATGGAGCTATCTTAGTAGTATCAGCAGCAGATGGTCCAATGCCTCAAACAAGAGAACATATCTTGTTGGCAAGACAAGTAGGTGTACCTTACATCGTAGTATACTTGAATAAAGTAGATATGGTAGACGACGAAGAATTATTAGAATTAGTAGAAATGGAAGTAAGAGAATTATTAAACGAGTACGGATTCCCAGGAGATGACGTACCAGTAATCAAAGGATCATCATTAGGAGCATTAAATGGAGAACAAAAATGGATAGATGCAATTGTAGAATTGATGGATGCAGTGGATGAATATATTCCAACACCAGAAAGACCAATTGACCAACCATTCCTTATGCCAATTGAAGATGTATTCACAATTACAGGAAGAGGAACAGTAGTAACAGGAAGAGTAGAAAGAGGAGTAGTAAAAGTTGGGGAAGAAGTAGAAATCGTAGGAATTAAACCAACTTCAAAAACTACAGTAACAGGAGTAGAAATGTTCAGAAAATTATTAGATTCAGGACAAGCTGGAGATAATATAGGAGCATTGTTAAGAGGAACTAAGAAAGAAGAAGTTGAAAGAGGACAAGTACTTGCTAAACCAGGAACAATCACTCCACATACAGGATTTAAATCAGAAGTATACGTATTGACAAAAGATGAAGGAGGAAGACATACTCCATTCTTTACAGGATACAAACCACAATTCTATTTCAGAACAACTGATATTACAGGAGAAGTAAACTTACCAGAAGGTGTAGAAATGGTAATGCCTGGAGATAACATTGAAATGACAGTAGAATTGATTCACCCAATTGCAATGGAAGAAGGATTAAGATTTGCGATTAGAGAAGGTGGAAGAACAGTAGCTTCAGGAGTAGTTGCAACTATTACTAAATAG
- the rpsJ gene encoding 30S ribosomal protein S10 — MDKIRIYLQSYDHKLLDQSAKKIAEVAKKNGSELAGPLPLPTKIKKYTVLRSVHVNKDSREQFEMRIHRRFVEIKNSNQQIVNALASLNLPSGVGVEIKQS, encoded by the coding sequence TTGGATAAAATAAGAATATATTTACAATCTTATGATCACAAACTGTTGGATCAATCTGCTAAAAAAATTGCAGAAGTAGCTAAGAAAAATGGTTCAGAATTAGCAGGACCACTTCCATTACCTACAAAAATTAAAAAGTATACAGTTTTAAGATCAGTTCACGTAAATAAAGATTCAAGAGAACAATTTGAAATGAGAATTCACAGAAGATTTGTAGAAATTAAAAATTCTAATCAGCAAATCGTAAATGCATTAGCATCATTAAACTTACCATCAGGTGTGGGAGTTGAAATTAAGCAATCGTAA
- the rplN gene encoding 50S ribosomal protein L14, with amino-acid sequence MVQQQTMLNVADNTGAKKIMVIRVLGGSRRRFGKIGDIVVATVKEAIPNGNVKKGDVVKAVIVRTRKELKRADGSYIKFDDNAAVILNTALEVRGTRIFGPVARELRAKNFMKIVSLAPEVL; translated from the coding sequence ATGGTTCAACAACAAACGATGCTTAATGTCGCTGATAACACTGGAGCTAAAAAAATCATGGTTATTAGAGTATTAGGTGGATCAAGAAGAAGATTCGGTAAAATAGGAGACATCGTAGTAGCAACTGTAAAAGAAGCTATACCAAACGGAAACGTTAAAAAAGGTGATGTAGTTAAAGCTGTAATCGTTAGAACAAGAAAAGAATTGAAAAGAGCAGATGGTTCATATATAAAATTTGATGATAATGCGGCAGTTATTTTAAATACTGCATTAGAAGTAAGAGGGACAAGAATCTTTGGACCTGTAGCAAGAGAATTAAGAGCTAAAAACTTTATGAAAATAGTTTCTCTAGCACCAGAAGTATTATAG
- the rplV gene encoding 50S ribosomal protein L22: MAVVAKLKYQRLSPQKARLVADIVRGKNALQALNILRFTNKKAALYIEKTLRSAIANAEHNNNMDPDKLFISKILIDKGPVLKRISPRAMGRADIIRKPTAHITVEVDEKVD; encoded by the coding sequence ATGGCAGTTGTAGCTAAATTGAAATACCAAAGATTAAGCCCTCAAAAAGCAAGATTAGTTGCTGATATTGTAAGAGGGAAAAATGCATTGCAAGCATTGAACATTTTAAGATTTACAAATAAAAAAGCGGCATTATACATAGAAAAAACATTAAGATCGGCAATTGCAAATGCTGAACACAATAATAATATGGATCCTGATAAATTATTTATTTCAAAAATATTAATTGACAAAGGACCAGTATTAAAGAGAATCAGCCCAAGAGCAATGGGAAGAGCTGATATCATTAGAAAACCAACAGCTCACATCACAGTAGAAGTTGATGAAAAAGTAGATTAA